The Miscanthus floridulus cultivar M001 chromosome 17, ASM1932011v1, whole genome shotgun sequence genome has a window encoding:
- the LOC136518165 gene encoding uncharacterized protein yields the protein MSNLLKSKNEPKLKKPASSSDEQQAKINEVRELLGDLPTEMPGFLTDSTIGRFLRTRNWSTVQATKALKETVKWRRQYRPDKIRWEDITEREHLLKKAYIADYLDKNGRTVFVSMPSIKSLVPGKEQVKLLVYNLETMSSENAQENIVWVVDFSGWTVSSTPLAESRQSVHIIQNYYPGLVGAAILCNPPKIFESFWKILNYFIEPELKERVKFVYTNNSESQRIMADMFDLDKLESAFGGRNTSGIDIVKYSERMQRRDQNRNLHIR from the exons ATGAGTAACCTCCTCAAGAGCAAGAACGAGCCAAAGTTGAAGAAACCGGCGTCGTCTTCTGATGAACAGCAGGCAAAG ATAAATGAGGTACGGGAACTCCTGGGTGACCTGCCAACAGAGATGCCAGGCTTCTTGACGGACTCCACCATCGGCCGCTTCCTCCGTACTAGAAACTGGAGCACGGTGCAAGCGACCAAGGCTCTGAAAGAAACTGTCAAGTGGAGGCGTCAGTACAGGCCGGACAAAATCCGTTGG GAAGACATTACTGAAAGGGAGCATTTGTTGAAGAAAGCGTATATAGCTGACTACCTCGACAAGAACGGGCGAACTGTGTTTGTATCAATGCCGTCAATAAAG AGCTTAGTTCCAGGGAAGGAGCAGGTCAAACTACTAGTTTACAACTTGGAAACCATGAGCTCAGAAAATGCACAAGAAAATATTGTTTGGGTAGTTGATTTCAGTGGATGGACAGTATCAAGTACTCCATTGGCGGAGTCACGTCAATCAGTGCACATAATTCAGAACTATTATCCAGGGTTGGTAGGAGCTGCAATTCTTTGCAACCCTCCAAAGATATTCGAATCCTTTTGGAAG ATACTAAATTACTTCATCGAGCCAGAGCTGAAAGAGAGAGTGAAATTCGTCTACACTAACAATTCCGAGAGCCAGAGAATAATGGCTGACATGTTTGACCTGGACAAGCTGGAGTCTGCATTTGGTGGCCGCAACACCTCTGGTATCGACATTGTCAAGTATTCTGAGAGAATGCAAAGAAGAGATCAGAATAGGAATCTTCATATTCGATAA